TTTACCAACGGGTATCATATCTACAGGAGTTAGTTGTTCTAATGACAGCGTACTCAATGAATATTGTCCTATAAAGAGAGAGGGAGGAAATAGACAATGTGACACAAATAACGATAAAATTAGTGCTGGGTTTATATGGTTGTTAATATCGTTCGAGAATCTTTGTGATAGTCAATGTTCTGacgatgaaaatgaaaaatatgctGAATATGGTATTTTATGGTTAGGTTATAGACTAAATCAAATTTTAGATGAAGAAATCACCACATTAAAAgatttttatacaaaatatattaaagatAACAAGGACGATGTAGATTATAAGGATCGTTTAGATGATAAGATAAATTCGATggatattaatattaaagatatatctaatatttatgaagCATTTGGAATTTTATGTGAAATGTATACTGCGCATAATGAAAACGATAAAGAATGCACAAACTGTTCGCAATATGCTGACGAATTTGttcaaaaaattgaagAACTTAATAAAGATCCTAGTATTGCTAGAAATGATTCATatagtaaaatattatctaCATTGTCAAatgattataattatttaaaaaatcattatGCTACTAATTGCAGTGGATGCAGCAATATTCCAAATTTTCCAGAGATAAAAACACCACATTTTTCTGTAGAAACTTCTACGCCAAGTCATGTACAAGATAATCCAGATAGTTCTTTACAAGGTTCTGAGGTTACATCATCAAGTTCGTCGGTAGCAAGCAAATTAATTCCAGTTTTATCAATATTTGCAATATCACTTTTCTTGGGGATTGCTTATAAggtaaataataaggaatttataaatataatattaaaaatgattttcattaaatatatgcaaactTTAACAAACATCATATGTTTcttaacattttatattagtatTCGTTATTTGGATTTGGTAAACGGGTTCACAGAAAACATTTAAGAgaaaaactaaaaaaataaagaagaaaatgaatcaCCATATATGATTTGAAGAGTAGTGATTATTCCAGgaataatgataatggTTAATATGTGTTAATAAAGTGTCTATTTGGAAATAAATAGTTTTTGATCATAATATTGAGATTTATaagaataattaaataatataataaataaaatataaaaatatatatgtataattattgtatttctgcataatttttgcatattttttatatgatttttatGTTGTGTTTGTGGAACCCATATGCAGGTTAGGGTTAAGTATTATAttgtatttaattttgtataatttataataatttggcaatatttattagtttaagaaattgttttaaagATGCACaggaaataatttattaaaaaagtataggacaaattataataattgtacTTCGTGTTAATATAGCTTAATGGGAATGTGCTGAACTATATtatctattttttgtattttattgttaatTTGCGGCTAATAGGTTATGGGACAATCGATCAAATGTTGGAATCGATATAGAAAGATGATTCCAAAGTATCGATTCGGTTATAGAAGAGATgtgatttaaataattgaaacatttaatatgataaatgGATGAGAACTACAAGAAAATCATTTACTATTATTCAACCAAAAGGATATTTAAAACGAGTTTTCCCCCAATACCGCCTGAACcgtataataaatgaaaaagtaaTGGAGATACGAAAGAAGTTGTTGAGTTTATGAGAAAATCGGATTattaaatgtataaaaacatattcaGGATAATTATGtgtcatttattaatttatttatttttattttttttgttttataaaagaaaaaatgattatatatatgataaatttaaCTAATGGCTTTTATTTGGGgttcatattatatgaacctgattttaaaacttgatataaatagtataaatgataaataagtaaattTGGTTATTACTATTGTTATATGTAACTAAAATCATAattacaatttaaaaacatatttatataattataatacaaaatga
This region of Plasmodium chabaudi chabaudi strain AS genome assembly, chromosome: 13 genomic DNA includes:
- a CDS encoding CIR protein, which encodes MEESSDNLKDPYYEIYTINNYFLEDNGKLKVNPKCKSIHNYCYYSNTPGKDKCNNYLEMTNCSVIYLLKTLKEKYKLEDDKIAEYAILWLNYNLNIKPNNNFTNLNEFYTKYIVNNECYNKNINGDDGLTYKNIIDANNDLTNMNINEISKFNRPFSILFYLYHAYYHYYWDCDRNLGYANSFVSEFKNLNDDPNNIENSSYNKLLSTLSNDYNNLKNIFYDKNASCKFPSLPKIEPKENSVGNSGKGSGQIMGQSSYSIEEVYKEIKKVDDCLPTGIISTGVSCSNDSVLNEYCPIKREGGNRQCDTNNDKISAGFIWLLISFENLCDSQCSDDENEKYAEYGILWLGYRLNQILDEEITTLKDFYTKYIKDNKDDVDYKDRLDDKINSMDINIKDISNIYEAFGILCEMYTAHNENDKECTNCSQYADEFVQKIEELNKDPSIARNDSYSKILSTLSNDYNYLKNHYATNCSGCSNIPNFPEIKTPHFSVETSTPSHVQDNPDSSLQGSEVTSSSSSVASKLIPVLSIFAISLFLGIAYKYSLFGFGKRVHRKHLREKLKK